A region of Clostridium acetobutylicum ATCC 824 DNA encodes the following proteins:
- a CDS encoding TetR/AcrR family transcriptional regulator, whose amino-acid sequence MQSKIDLRIIKTRTNIKNTFIDLLFEKEFNEITIQNILDKALINRSTFYNHYSDKYELAEQLVDEILKSATLFINERFSDKKGNDLFSTIYKAYLHLYDQKKAILALWKIRTGTLHLYDDIENLLKKNFMKYLIVHSNCTDSSLLDYYSTLYSSLVLTSLKWFLTSGKESDIKKIIEQIQDRLGSEMFFEHCKL is encoded by the coding sequence ATGCAATCTAAAATAGACTTAAGAATAATTAAAACACGCACCAATATTAAAAATACCTTTATCGATTTACTTTTTGAAAAAGAATTCAACGAAATTACCATACAAAATATATTAGATAAGGCCTTAATTAATCGTTCAACTTTTTATAACCACTACTCAGATAAATATGAATTAGCAGAACAACTTGTCGATGAAATTTTAAAAAGTGCCACTTTATTTATTAATGAACGCTTTAGTGATAAAAAAGGAAATGATCTTTTTTCTACTATTTACAAAGCCTATCTGCATTTATATGACCAAAAAAAAGCCATACTAGCTTTATGGAAGATTCGAACAGGCACTCTCCACCTATATGATGATATTGAAAATTTACTAAAGAAGAACTTCATGAAATACTTAATAGTTCATAGTAACTGTACAGACAGCTCTTTATTAGACTACTATTCAACCCTTTACTCCTCTTTAGTACTAACCTCACTAAAGTGGTTCTTAACTTCTGGAAAAGAATCAGATATTAAAAAAATTATTGAACAAATTCAAGATAGATTGGGCAGCGAAATGTTCTTTGAACACTGTAAATTGTGA
- a CDS encoding biotin transporter BioY, producing MKFKTRDLVLIPLFTAMTIIGAFIKIPVGVVPINLQFLFTALSGVLLGGALGAVSQILYVALGLIGLPVFTSGGGLSYIFTPTFGYLIGYILAAFIIGKITHSRKPKFTTIFFSCILGLIAVYFIGTTYLYIILNYVAGKNVSIIASIKLGVLMFIPGDIVKCIITALLGSRILPILNKTSLNN from the coding sequence ATGAAATTTAAAACAAGAGATTTAGTTTTGATACCATTATTTACTGCAATGACAATTATAGGAGCATTTATTAAAATCCCTGTTGGCGTTGTTCCAATTAATCTTCAATTCCTATTTACTGCCCTCTCAGGTGTTCTCTTAGGTGGAGCTTTAGGCGCTGTTTCTCAAATTTTGTATGTAGCTCTAGGACTAATTGGTCTACCTGTATTTACTTCAGGTGGTGGATTATCCTACATATTTACACCTACTTTTGGCTATCTTATAGGATACATATTAGCTGCATTTATAATTGGAAAAATAACTCATAGTAGAAAGCCCAAATTTACAACTATATTTTTCTCCTGCATTTTAGGACTTATAGCAGTATATTTTATCGGTACAACCTATCTATACATAATTTTAAATTACGTTGCAGGAAAAAATGTTTCTATAATCGCTTCTATAAAATTAGGTGTCTTAATGTTTATACCTGGTGATATTGTAAAATGTATAATAACTGCACTTTTAGGCTCTAGAATACTTCCTATCTTAAATAAAACCTCATTAAATAATTAA
- a CDS encoding fibronectin type III domain-containing protein — translation MISLKSRKKLIAIAVGVTVIMSSATALGISTFANSNNNAAISLAGSSGSGDFSDIVLSPGSDPSELNFNWYSNNSNATPTVEVALKSDANDSDFPANKCSTFTGKTSQGNLNFTSNKVSVSGLKPSSQYVYRLGDGSNWSSTYTFTTHDTSQYSFLFAGDPQIGASGDIASDGAGWKSSLDKMTGTFSDTSFLISLGDQVNNGKELNGQSNETEYSQYFAPDEFKSLPVASIAGNHETYGVGHNTHFNAPNLSNTYGAFSSAPTTGTDYYFTYGNTLYLMLNSNDMNEAEHEAFIKDAISKNPNVTWKVAVLHHSVYSSADHETDTDIIQRRSDLPPIFDEFGIDVVLDGHDHCYTRSYQMKGGQALKDQTVDKDGRIINPKGTLYITANSASGSKYYEMKEPNQNNYYEAKKEQLHEPTVSRVSVTSNSFKIDTYRTDTMTQTDSYTLVKSSAPAPDTQSVINSINNLPDPTSISLNDDANVQNALNAYNSLTPDQKQLVSNADKLTQDINKIQALKASAANSQAANDVISKINTIPNNVTLNDEGAITTARAAYNALTDPQKALVTNYSKLTDAETALAKLKAPADTNTNNTNSSTPNSSNSTSSNQTLSSLPKTGEFFDATMLLSIALICLASGAILIFVNKKKSSPTK, via the coding sequence ATGATATCATTGAAAAGCCGAAAAAAATTAATTGCTATAGCTGTAGGTGTAACTGTTATAATGTCATCAGCTACTGCTTTAGGCATTAGTACATTTGCTAATTCTAATAACAATGCTGCAATATCACTAGCAGGTAGTAGTGGCTCAGGAGATTTTAGCGATATAGTCTTATCTCCAGGTAGTGATCCCAGTGAATTAAATTTTAATTGGTACTCTAATAACAGTAACGCAACCCCTACAGTTGAGGTAGCACTTAAATCAGATGCTAATGACAGTGATTTCCCTGCAAATAAGTGCTCTACTTTTACAGGAAAAACATCACAGGGAAATCTAAACTTTACATCTAATAAAGTTTCAGTCAGTGGGTTAAAGCCATCTAGCCAGTATGTATATCGCCTCGGTGATGGATCAAACTGGAGTTCTACTTATACCTTTACTACACATGATACAAGCCAATATAGTTTCTTATTTGCTGGTGACCCTCAGATTGGAGCGAGTGGTGATATAGCAAGCGATGGAGCTGGTTGGAAATCATCACTAGATAAAATGACTGGTACTTTCTCAGATACTAGTTTTTTAATTTCTTTAGGTGATCAGGTTAACAATGGTAAAGAGCTTAATGGACAAAGTAATGAAACAGAATACAGCCAGTACTTCGCTCCAGATGAGTTTAAAAGTCTTCCTGTTGCTTCAATTGCTGGTAACCACGAAACTTATGGAGTTGGTCATAACACTCATTTTAATGCTCCTAATTTATCAAATACGTATGGTGCTTTTAGCAGTGCTCCAACTACGGGAACAGATTACTATTTTACATACGGAAATACTTTATATCTTATGTTAAATAGTAATGACATGAACGAAGCTGAACATGAGGCTTTTATAAAAGATGCTATCAGCAAAAATCCAAACGTTACTTGGAAGGTTGCCGTACTACATCACTCAGTTTACAGCTCTGCTGATCATGAAACTGATACAGATATTATACAAAGAAGAAGTGATTTACCTCCAATCTTTGACGAATTCGGAATTGATGTAGTTTTAGATGGTCACGATCACTGCTATACAAGATCTTATCAAATGAAAGGTGGTCAAGCACTTAAGGACCAAACAGTTGATAAGGATGGAAGAATTATAAATCCAAAAGGAACTTTATATATAACTGCAAATTCTGCAAGTGGAAGTAAATACTACGAAATGAAAGAACCTAACCAAAATAATTATTATGAAGCTAAAAAAGAGCAGCTTCATGAGCCTACAGTTTCACGTGTAAGTGTAACAAGTAACAGCTTTAAAATAGATACTTATAGAACAGATACTATGACACAAACAGATAGCTATACTTTGGTTAAGTCCTCTGCACCGGCTCCTGATACACAAAGCGTTATAAACTCAATTAATAATTTACCTGACCCTACTTCAATAAGCTTAAACGATGACGCTAATGTACAAAATGCATTAAATGCTTACAACTCTTTAACGCCGGATCAAAAGCAGTTAGTTTCAAATGCTGATAAATTAACTCAAGACATAAATAAAATTCAAGCTTTAAAAGCTTCTGCTGCAAATAGTCAAGCTGCAAATGATGTAATATCAAAAATAAACACTATACCAAATAATGTAACCTTAAATGATGAAGGAGCTATTACTACAGCAAGAGCTGCCTACAATGCACTAACTGATCCTCAAAAAGCATTAGTTACAAATTACTCAAAATTAACTGATGCAGAAACAGCTTTAGCTAAATTAAAGGCACCAGCTGACACTAATACTAATAATACAAATAGCTCGACTCCAAATAGCAGCAATAGTACATCTTCAAATCAAACTTTAAGCTCGCTTCCTAAAACAGGAGAATTTTTTGATGCTACTATGCTTTTATCGATTGCCCTAATTTGTCTTGCTTCAGGTGCCATTTTAATATTCGTAAACAAAAAGAAATCAAGTCCTACTAAATAA
- a CDS encoding MarR family winged helix-turn-helix transcriptional regulator, giving the protein MNKTLHYLLLSTNSTFHKKVFANLNSTELTHGQPKVLDYLKYHDGCVQKDIAAACEIESSTVTSLLLRMEKSGLIERRMLNGNRRSLYVFLTEKGKEALEKVTSVFDELEKIAFDGFSEDEKVDFIEKFFRIYNNLTEEK; this is encoded by the coding sequence ATGAATAAGACATTGCACTATTTGTTACTAAGCACGAATTCAACTTTTCATAAAAAGGTATTTGCCAATTTAAACAGTACAGAACTTACGCATGGACAGCCTAAAGTGCTTGATTATTTAAAATATCATGATGGCTGTGTTCAAAAGGATATTGCTGCGGCGTGTGAGATAGAATCATCTACGGTAACTAGTCTTCTTTTGCGAATGGAGAAGTCAGGTTTAATTGAGAGAAGGATGCTTAATGGAAATAGGCGCTCATTATATGTGTTTCTTACTGAAAAGGGTAAGGAAGCTTTAGAGAAAGTTACTAGCGTGTTTGATGAGCTCGAAAAAATTGCGTTTGATGGATTTTCTGAGGATGAGAAAGTCGATTTCATTGAAAAGTTTTTTAGAATTTATAATAATCTTACGGAAGAAAAATAA
- the bioB gene encoding biotin synthase BioB → MKNQWNNILSIGEKVLNGEKITADEALTLSKSNGSDIFLLCSFANKLREKFNGNHVDLCSVINAKSGNCSEDCAFCAQSAHHKANVSCYPLLNEDKILEMAKQREAYGARHCDIATSGLGYTGDEKDFQTILKAFKKMKENTNLKLCACLGTLTEKAMNSLAAVGVERYNHNLETAKSFYKNIVSTHGYDERIKTINYAKNAKMEVCSGMIVGLGETMEQRIEHALLLRDLNVDAVPVNILNPVKGTKLENAKPLSPMEIIKTFAIIRFILPDKIIRYAGGREKNLRSLQPLGFLSGLNGMLIGNYLTTNGQSVNDDFNMLKDLELEY, encoded by the coding sequence ATGAAGAATCAATGGAACAATATACTTTCCATAGGTGAAAAGGTCTTAAACGGAGAAAAAATAACTGCTGATGAAGCTTTAACGCTTTCAAAATCTAATGGAAGCGATATATTTTTATTGTGCAGCTTTGCCAATAAATTAAGAGAAAAATTTAATGGCAATCATGTTGATTTATGTTCAGTTATAAATGCAAAGTCAGGAAATTGCAGTGAGGATTGTGCTTTTTGTGCTCAATCTGCTCATCACAAAGCTAATGTTAGCTGCTATCCACTATTAAATGAAGACAAGATTCTTGAAATGGCAAAGCAAAGAGAAGCCTATGGAGCAAGGCATTGTGATATTGCAACAAGCGGGCTTGGCTATACTGGAGATGAAAAAGATTTTCAAACCATACTTAAAGCCTTCAAAAAAATGAAGGAAAACACAAATCTAAAATTATGTGCTTGTCTTGGTACTCTTACTGAGAAAGCAATGAATAGCCTCGCAGCTGTTGGTGTAGAAAGATACAACCATAACCTTGAAACTGCAAAGAGTTTTTACAAAAATATAGTTTCAACTCACGGCTATGATGAAAGAATAAAAACTATAAACTATGCTAAAAATGCAAAAATGGAAGTTTGTTCTGGAATGATCGTAGGTCTTGGTGAAACCATGGAACAAAGAATCGAACATGCTCTTTTATTGAGAGACCTAAATGTGGATGCAGTACCTGTTAACATATTAAATCCAGTAAAAGGAACAAAACTTGAAAATGCAAAACCACTTTCTCCAATGGAAATAATTAAAACATTTGCAATTATTCGTTTCATACTACCAGATAAAATAATACGCTATGCTGGAGGAAGAGAAAAAAATCTTAGAAGCCTTCAACCTCTTGGATTCTTGTCTGGCTTAAATGGGATGCTTATAGGAAATTATTTGACCACAAATGGACAAAGTGTAAATGACGACTTTAATATGTTGAAAGATTTAGAACTTGAATACTAA
- a CDS encoding flavodoxin family protein, with protein sequence MKSIVIYESVHHGNTEKVAKAMVEELNAECIRAQDLNLEKLKDYDLIGFGSGIFYNKFHKNILKLVGNIGKVNGKKAVVFSTSGQGRESSNKSLRKQLEEKGFKVIGSFACKGFDTFGPLKLLGGIGKGRPDQKDIEEAKKFVLGLEKNL encoded by the coding sequence ATGAAAAGTATTGTAATTTACGAGTCAGTTCATCATGGTAATACGGAGAAGGTAGCAAAGGCAATGGTAGAAGAATTAAATGCGGAATGTATAAGAGCGCAAGATTTAAACCTTGAAAAGCTTAAAGATTATGATTTAATAGGATTTGGATCTGGAATATTCTATAATAAGTTTCATAAAAATATCTTAAAATTAGTAGGAAATATAGGAAAAGTTAATGGTAAAAAAGCAGTTGTGTTCTCAACTAGTGGTCAGGGAAGAGAGAGTAGCAACAAATCTTTAAGAAAGCAGCTTGAGGAAAAAGGATTTAAGGTAATAGGAAGTTTTGCGTGTAAGGGATTTGACACATTTGGACCACTTAAGCTTTTAGGAGGAATAGGTAAGGGAAGACCAGACCAAAAGGATATAGAAGAAGCTAAAAAGTTTGTACTAGGCTTGGAAAAAAATTTATAA
- a CDS encoding class D sortase, whose translation MKKLNIIAATLISSGVILIGFTLGAKYWTYHKQNSMINAYEKKIKNIKHSNNKKVKAAEIKDTIKDGTIGILKIPKIDLKVAIGEGTDLKTLKYAVGHFRNTSMPGQNGNFCLAGHRSYTFGEYFNRLGEIGSGDEIDVETVNGTFKYKVYSTKVVLPSEVHVLDQTKDPTMTLVTCTPIRIATHRLIIKAKRI comes from the coding sequence GTGAAAAAGTTAAACATTATAGCAGCTACACTTATATCATCAGGAGTTATATTAATAGGCTTTACCCTAGGTGCAAAATATTGGACATACCATAAACAGAATAGCATGATAAATGCTTATGAAAAGAAAATAAAAAATATAAAACACTCAAATAATAAGAAAGTAAAAGCAGCAGAAATTAAAGATACAATAAAAGATGGCACTATTGGCATTTTAAAAATTCCTAAAATAGACTTAAAGGTTGCGATAGGAGAAGGCACTGACCTTAAAACACTGAAATATGCAGTAGGACACTTCAGGAATACCTCTATGCCTGGACAGAACGGCAATTTTTGCCTTGCTGGTCACAGAAGTTATACTTTTGGTGAGTACTTTAACAGATTAGGTGAAATAGGCTCCGGTGATGAAATTGATGTAGAAACTGTGAATGGCACTTTTAAGTACAAGGTTTACAGTACTAAGGTAGTTCTTCCTAGTGAAGTTCATGTACTGGATCAGACTAAAGATCCAACTATGACCTTAGTTACCTGTACTCCTATAAGAATAGCTACTCATAGACTTATTATAAAAGCTAAAAGAATTTAA
- a CDS encoding YibE/F family protein: MNSRFKGIRIIIFSAIAIFFLAFLYIFNITHPVKFSYENGKSNVKYERARVLEVTNNNLRKSINLTNIYFGSQKVKVKVLTGEHKGDIKVVQNYLTDIHNVFTRKGMVIVIEIDTVNQSKYTAIVYNYYRAPVEYAFIFIFFAALCFIGGKNGFKSIIGIVSTLICIIFLFVPMIYNGYSPILACLLIVVLTTCTTLFLLDGISAKTISAAFGTILGVVISIIVGIIFGGLSHLSGLNMENAETLSLISTKTDMKVQGLLLTCVIIASLGALLDLSVSIASSIQEVYQSNKKLTVKQLFKSGMNIGKDLMGTMANTLILAFTGSSLNVLVVIYAYNISFTQMINMDIISVEIIEGVAGSLAVVLTVPITAFICSKIIPFVDMKLLEKNEKSINKSAV, encoded by the coding sequence ATGAATAGTAGATTTAAAGGAATAAGAATAATCATTTTTAGTGCAATAGCAATATTTTTTTTGGCTTTTTTGTACATATTTAATATAACACATCCAGTTAAATTCAGCTATGAGAATGGAAAATCAAATGTTAAATATGAAAGAGCTAGGGTTTTAGAGGTTACTAATAACAATTTAAGAAAAAGTATAAATTTAACCAATATATATTTTGGGAGTCAAAAGGTTAAAGTTAAGGTGCTTACAGGTGAACATAAGGGGGATATCAAGGTGGTTCAAAATTATCTTACGGATATACATAATGTGTTCACTAGGAAGGGAATGGTAATTGTAATAGAAATAGATACTGTAAATCAAAGTAAGTATACTGCAATTGTATATAACTACTATAGAGCACCAGTGGAATACGCATTTATATTTATATTTTTTGCAGCGTTATGTTTTATAGGAGGAAAGAATGGATTTAAATCGATAATAGGAATAGTGTCTACATTGATATGTATAATATTCCTATTTGTTCCTATGATCTACAACGGGTATTCTCCTATATTAGCATGCCTTTTAATAGTAGTCTTAACAACCTGTACTACTTTGTTTTTACTTGATGGTATTAGTGCCAAAACAATATCCGCTGCATTTGGAACAATTTTAGGAGTGGTTATTTCAATTATTGTAGGAATTATTTTTGGAGGATTAAGTCATCTTTCAGGTTTAAATATGGAGAATGCAGAAACTTTAAGCTTGATTTCTACCAAAACAGATATGAAAGTTCAAGGCTTATTGCTAACTTGTGTAATTATAGCATCTTTAGGAGCACTTCTAGATTTAAGTGTATCCATAGCATCTTCAATACAAGAAGTGTATCAGTCAAACAAAAAGCTTACCGTAAAACAACTTTTTAAATCTGGGATGAATATAGGAAAAGATTTAATGGGGACTATGGCAAATACTCTTATTCTTGCGTTTACAGGATCTTCTCTTAATGTTCTGGTAGTTATATATGCCTATAATATTAGCTTTACTCAAATGATAAATATGGACATAATTAGTGTAGAGATAATCGAAGGAGTTGCCGGAAGTTTAGCGGTAGTTTTAACTGTACCAATTACCGCATTTATATGTTCCAAAATAATACCATTTGTAGATATGAAGCTTCTAGAGAAAAATGAAAAGAGTATTAACAAGTCTGCCGTTTAG
- a CDS encoding YczE/YyaS/YitT family protein, whose product MSKKELLKRYIFFLIGLFVNALGVSFITKAKLGTSPISSVPYTLSMGFPLTMGTFTFILNMFLIVGQVIFLGKDFKKVQLMQIPISLVFGYFIDFTMSLLSVLNPTTYVFKLVFLLIGCFILALGVSIEVIANVVMLSGEAFVSAISTKFKREFGTIKVCFDITLVVLSIIISLLMFRKVAGVREGTIVAALIVGIIARILSKGLGFINTKILMDRQDLEEEESMVS is encoded by the coding sequence ATGTCAAAAAAAGAATTGCTTAAAAGATATATATTTTTTCTTATAGGACTGTTTGTTAATGCCCTTGGAGTTAGCTTTATAACAAAAGCAAAGCTTGGAACATCACCGATTTCAAGTGTCCCTTACACACTTAGTATGGGCTTTCCACTTACAATGGGAACTTTTACTTTTATATTAAATATGTTTTTAATTGTTGGACAAGTAATATTTTTAGGAAAGGATTTTAAAAAAGTTCAGCTAATGCAAATACCTATTTCGCTTGTTTTTGGATATTTTATTGATTTTACTATGTCACTGCTTTCAGTGCTAAATCCAACAACATATGTTTTTAAGCTTGTATTTTTATTGATAGGATGTTTTATTCTTGCACTAGGGGTAAGTATAGAGGTAATTGCTAATGTAGTTATGCTTTCTGGAGAGGCATTTGTAAGTGCAATTTCAACTAAATTTAAGAGGGAATTTGGAACAATTAAAGTTTGCTTTGATATAACTTTAGTTGTTTTATCTATTATAATTTCATTGCTAATGTTCCGTAAGGTTGCAGGAGTAAGAGAAGGCACTATTGTTGCTGCATTAATTGTTGGTATAATTGCAAGAATTTTGAGTAAAGGATTAGGTTTTATAAATACTAAAATACTTATGGATAGACAAGACTTAGAGGAAGAAGAAAGTATGGTTTCATAA
- a CDS encoding alpha/beta hydrolase, which translates to MKNTEIRKNIFPVGFYDDIHPDFSVNFQMNRCYTMTNDDVMLKEMREISPSIHNYEEFIEKFLELYNKALNEGHKLRAAYYLRTAEFYMTADHPQKQNYRKQFISLMQEYFNISDEQPYKVPYENGFLPAYRFTSEAPKGTIVMFGGFDSYVEEMFKMALFLKEAGYDVVFFDGPGQGSALEDYKIPMTHEWEKPVKSILDYFELDDVTLLGISLGGYLTVRAAAFEKRVHRVIADDILSNFYEVVLNTLPSQLKEKVNSLMSDGNEQEVNILFKDLMKKSLMVEWAINQGMHITGSKTPYEFLNKILLYNTSKISEKLEQDVLLMAAQEDHYIPLNQFFDQSKSLINVRSLTTRMFTRKETAQNHCQSGNLGLAFEVIANWIEQIQK; encoded by the coding sequence ATGAAAAATACAGAAATAAGAAAAAATATATTCCCAGTTGGATTTTATGATGATATACACCCAGATTTTAGTGTTAATTTTCAGATGAACCGCTGCTATACCATGACAAATGATGATGTTATGCTTAAAGAGATGAGAGAAATAAGTCCAAGCATTCATAATTATGAAGAATTCATTGAGAAATTCCTAGAGCTATATAATAAAGCATTAAATGAAGGACATAAATTAAGAGCGGCATATTATCTAAGAACAGCGGAATTTTATATGACGGCAGATCATCCTCAAAAGCAAAATTACCGTAAACAGTTTATTTCACTAATGCAAGAGTATTTTAACATCAGTGATGAACAGCCATATAAAGTTCCTTATGAGAATGGATTCCTCCCTGCTTATCGTTTTACTTCAGAAGCTCCAAAGGGTACAATTGTAATGTTCGGAGGGTTCGATAGCTACGTAGAAGAAATGTTTAAAATGGCTTTATTTCTTAAAGAAGCTGGATATGATGTGGTATTTTTCGATGGGCCAGGACAAGGTTCAGCTCTTGAGGATTATAAAATACCAATGACTCATGAATGGGAGAAACCTGTAAAATCAATATTGGATTACTTTGAACTTGATGATGTAACGTTATTAGGAATATCTTTAGGTGGTTATTTAACAGTAAGAGCTGCTGCATTTGAAAAACGAGTGCACCGTGTTATTGCAGATGATATTCTTTCAAATTTTTACGAAGTAGTACTAAATACACTTCCTTCACAATTAAAAGAAAAAGTAAATTCTCTTATGTCTGATGGAAATGAGCAAGAAGTGAATATTTTATTTAAAGACTTAATGAAGAAAAGTCTTATGGTAGAATGGGCAATAAATCAGGGTATGCATATTACAGGAAGTAAGACACCGTATGAATTCTTGAATAAAATTTTGCTTTACAATACATCTAAAATATCAGAAAAACTAGAGCAGGATGTTCTTCTTATGGCAGCACAAGAAGATCATTATATCCCACTAAATCAATTTTTCGACCAAAGTAAATCTCTTATAAATGTGCGATCTTTAACAACTCGTATGTTCACTAGAAAAGAGACTGCTCAAAATCATTGCCAATCAGGAAACTTAGGACTTGCTTTTGAGGTTATAGCAAATTGGATAGAACAAATACAAAAGTAA
- a CDS encoding DUF5105 domain-containing protein, with translation MKNMKKGVVMLLMLLLVSTMLMGCKPKVGPDESAKIISDFMVKGDRTKISQIIKDKKELDKYDKKEKDTFVKELKDSSSSGDLQITDAQCDEVYDSVRAALKKVTVTTKKVSEDKDSATVTVTTTYVDMTSVVKQAVTESVKEVMAEGLTDETQAKNEAVKAYIKNVAKDMKEIKPSTKTVSNNFKFKVQSNVWVPEDEDAFETKLGEMVLGE, from the coding sequence ATGAAAAACATGAAAAAAGGCGTAGTAATGCTATTGATGCTTTTACTAGTTTCGACTATGTTAATGGGATGTAAACCAAAGGTAGGACCAGATGAGTCGGCAAAAATTATAAGTGATTTTATGGTTAAAGGTGATAGGACAAAGATATCTCAAATTATAAAAGATAAGAAAGAATTAGATAAATACGATAAAAAAGAAAAAGATACATTTGTTAAAGAATTAAAGGATTCATCTTCTAGTGGTGATTTACAAATAACAGATGCTCAATGTGATGAAGTGTATGATAGCGTTAGAGCCGCATTAAAGAAGGTAACTGTAACAACAAAAAAAGTATCTGAAGATAAGGATTCTGCAACTGTTACCGTTACAACAACATATGTGGACATGACATCAGTTGTAAAGCAAGCAGTTACTGAATCAGTGAAGGAAGTTATGGCAGAAGGTTTAACAGATGAAACTCAAGCTAAAAATGAGGCTGTAAAAGCTTACATTAAAAATGTAGCAAAGGATATGAAAGAGATAAAACCATCAACTAAAACAGTAAGTAACAATTTTAAATTTAAAGTGCAAAGCAATGTTTGGGTTCCAGAAGATGAAGATGCTTTTGAAACAAAGCTTGGCGAGATGGTTTTAGGAGAATAA
- a CDS encoding sulfite oxidase heme-binding subunit YedZ: protein MVFIWSLIFIVILSVVFTTNIKKNYKGWYALASFISILVSIYEVMRIVSHPKLNGVILSIEQAFMKGNVAIAFFILVMFAGALSTKQVIGKKLMSIRAELAILGSILILPHGIIYFVRFLIIKLPKILNGKANATLYLIYISIGIIAFIIMIPLFITSFKSVRKRLGGFRWKKLHRWSYVFYCLIYLHIILALLNGKINFIKIILYTFIFMVYTVMKFIKHRNIKLRRKS from the coding sequence ATGGTATTTATTTGGTCACTGATTTTTATAGTAATTTTATCCGTAGTATTTACAACTAATATAAAGAAAAATTACAAGGGATGGTATGCTTTAGCGAGTTTTATTTCAATATTAGTAAGCATTTATGAGGTAATGAGAATAGTTTCACACCCTAAGCTTAATGGTGTGATTTTAAGTATTGAACAAGCCTTTATGAAAGGTAATGTAGCTATAGCATTTTTTATTTTAGTTATGTTTGCAGGTGCATTAAGTACAAAACAAGTAATTGGAAAAAAGTTAATGAGTATAAGAGCTGAACTTGCTATTTTAGGGTCTATATTGATATTACCACATGGAATTATATATTTTGTTAGATTTTTGATTATAAAACTTCCTAAAATACTCAATGGAAAAGCAAATGCTACTCTCTATTTAATCTACATATCCATTGGAATAATTGCTTTTATAATTATGATTCCATTATTCATAACATCTTTTAAGAGTGTAAGAAAAAGGCTTGGAGGCTTTAGATGGAAGAAGCTTCATAGGTGGTCATATGTTTTTTATTGTCTTATATACTTACATATTATCTTGGCACTGCTTAATGGTAAGATTAATTTTATAAAGATAATTTTATATACTTTTATTTTTATGGTTTATACTGTAATGAAGTTCATAAAGCATAGAAATATTAAACTTAGAAGAAAAAGTTAA